The Candidatus Omnitrophota bacterium genome has a window encoding:
- a CDS encoding glucose-6-phosphate isomerase (catalyzes the formation of D-fructose 6-phosphate from D-glucose 6-phosphate) yields MMRGIKFDFNNMFSSAVGKKDGVSEADIHAMGNAVDKADRHLKNILSDSRKRVSLNLEWANLPFQDKAALAFIQKLGKEIAAKYDNVISLGIGGSYLGLKAAQDALAGAYYNEFPSVRFGRPRIYFEGNNLDPDTLGTLLENLNPRETAIIVISKSGETTETKAAFDIVEHWLKKSCGRHYGRQIIAITDPGSGTLRKKVNAESTRDPLSFRSLPLLKGVGGRFSELNMGLLHLAILGINLKEVLGGAAQMAKRCSYSSVFENPAYMYAVLHTILYQKKGKPITVLMPFSEGLKSTADWYVQLLAESTGKKYARKIKIEGGKEKWESDRGSIVHVGRTPVPSRGTSDLHSIQQNNIEGENDKVITFIRVERFRKDIKISETGDFLSGKRYSQLITTAEEATEWALVKEARPNCTIIMPAITPYYWGELIFFFQMATAFEGELLNINAFDQPGVESYKNYMYYKLRKPGLSSQIAAEIKKYPLVKKSKYII; encoded by the coding sequence ATGATGAGAGGCATCAAATTCGATTTCAATAATATGTTCAGTTCTGCCGTCGGGAAAAAGGACGGCGTAAGTGAGGCCGATATCCATGCAATGGGAAATGCCGTAGATAAGGCAGACCGGCACCTCAAGAATATTCTTTCCGATAGCCGTAAAAGAGTCAGTTTAAATCTTGAATGGGCCAATTTACCGTTTCAGGACAAGGCAGCGCTGGCTTTTATTCAGAAACTCGGCAAAGAGATAGCCGCGAAATACGATAACGTAATTTCTCTGGGAATAGGCGGTTCATACCTTGGGCTGAAAGCAGCGCAGGATGCCCTGGCAGGCGCTTATTATAATGAATTTCCTTCGGTAAGATTTGGCAGGCCGAGGATCTATTTCGAAGGCAATAATCTTGATCCCGATACTCTCGGGACACTTCTTGAAAATCTGAATCCGCGTGAAACGGCAATTATCGTTATTTCAAAATCCGGCGAGACAACCGAAACAAAGGCAGCTTTCGACATTGTCGAGCATTGGCTCAAAAAAAGCTGCGGCAGGCATTATGGCCGCCAGATTATAGCTATTACCGATCCGGGTTCCGGAACTTTGCGTAAAAAAGTAAATGCGGAGAGTACCCGTGATCCTTTAAGTTTCAGGAGCCTGCCGCTTTTAAAGGGTGTGGGCGGGAGATTTTCCGAACTGAATATGGGCCTTTTACATTTGGCTATTTTGGGAATTAATTTAAAAGAGGTTTTAGGCGGCGCGGCCCAAATGGCAAAGAGGTGCAGTTATTCATCCGTATTCGAAAATCCGGCTTATATGTACGCTGTACTGCATACAATTCTTTATCAAAAGAAAGGAAAACCCATAACCGTACTTATGCCATTTTCGGAGGGGCTTAAGTCTACCGCCGATTGGTATGTGCAACTTTTGGCGGAGAGCACCGGCAAAAAATATGCAAGAAAGATAAAGATAGAAGGCGGCAAAGAGAAATGGGAGAGCGACAGAGGCTCCATAGTGCACGTTGGCCGCACGCCTGTACCGTCGCGCGGTACATCGGACCTCCATTCCATACAACAAAATAATATAGAAGGCGAGAATGACAAAGTTATAACGTTTATCAGGGTGGAGAGATTCAGAAAAGATATAAAGATTTCAGAAACAGGAGATTTTCTTTCAGGGAAAAGGTATTCGCAGTTAATAACGACAGCGGAAGAAGCTACTGAATGGGCGCTTGTCAAAGAAGCGCGGCCTAATTGCACGATTATAATGCCGGCCATTACGCCTTATTATTGGGGCGAGCTGATATTCTTTTTTCAGATGGCGACAGCGTTCGAAGGAGAGCTTCTTAATATAAATGCGTTTGATCAGCCGGGCGTGGAAAGCTATAAAAATTACATGTATTACAAATTGCGAAAACCCGGACTATCTTCGCAAATAGCGGCCGAGATAAAGAAATATCCGCTTGTCAAGAAATCGAAATATATTATTTAG
- the cbiM gene encoding cobalt transporter CbiM: MHIPDGYLGPATSGVLYVVMIPVWIAASNIVKKTLKAAQVPLLAIGAAFSFIIMMFNVPIPGGTTGHAVGAALAAIILGPWAACIAVTVALVIQALLFGDGGITAIGANCFNMAFIMPFTAYFIYKLISGKSAPESNIRIIAAAIAGYVSLNIAALFTAVEFGLQPLLHHTAGGQALYCPYGLNVALIAMMSEHLLIFGWIEALVTGLAVKYLQKHKEIPIS; this comes from the coding sequence ATGCATATACCGGATGGTTATTTAGGCCCCGCTACAAGCGGGGTTCTTTATGTAGTAATGATTCCTGTGTGGATAGCCGCATCCAATATCGTAAAAAAGACGCTTAAAGCTGCACAGGTGCCGCTACTTGCTATAGGGGCCGCGTTCAGTTTTATAATCATGATGTTTAACGTGCCCATACCTGGCGGAACTACAGGGCATGCTGTTGGCGCGGCGCTTGCAGCCATAATTTTAGGGCCGTGGGCGGCGTGCATTGCCGTTACAGTAGCATTGGTCATACAAGCGCTTTTATTCGGCGACGGCGGCATTACAGCTATAGGCGCCAATTGTTTTAACATGGCATTTATTATGCCTTTCACCGCCTATTTTATTTATAAACTTATAAGCGGAAAGTCCGCGCCAGAATCTAATATCAGAATCATCGCCGCGGCGATCGCGGGATATGTTTCTTTAAATATTGCGGCCTTATTTACCGCGGTAGAATTCGGGCTTCAGCCGTTATTACACCACACAGCGGGCGGCCAAGCCCTATATTGCCCATACGGACTTAATGTTGCGCTTATCGCTATGATGTCGGAACATCTTCTTATTTTCGGTTGGATAGAAGCGCTCGTTACGGGTTTGGCGGTTAAGTATCTGCAAAAACATAAGGAAATCCCGATTAGTTAG
- a CDS encoding cobalamin biosynthesis protein, producing MKLTTKLWIGIGILIILSPLGLFLPEHFKAGAAWGEWGLEEIREIVGYMPEGLAKLAGLWNAPIPDYTFRGWEEKGFCYLSVAYIISATVGISVAVFAIMFIGRLLVKKEK from the coding sequence ATGAAGCTGACTACCAAATTATGGATAGGGATAGGTATTTTAATTATTCTTTCTCCTCTGGGATTGTTTTTACCGGAGCATTTTAAGGCCGGAGCGGCATGGGGCGAATGGGGTTTAGAGGAAATCAGGGAAATTGTCGGTTATATGCCCGAAGGATTGGCAAAATTGGCGGGCCTTTGGAATGCGCCGATCCCCGATTATACGTTTAGGGGATGGGAGGAAAAAGGTTTTTGCTATTTGAGTGTTGCGTATATAATATCGGCAACCGTAGGTATATCGGTTGCGGTTTTTGCGATAATGTTCATAGGGAGACTCTTAGTAAAAAAGGAAAAATAA
- a CDS encoding energy-coupling factor ABC transporter ATP-binding protein yields the protein MEKVFELKDAHFSYLGKIPALCGVNLDIEKGSKVSVIGANGTGKSTLLAMLDALVFPDKGDIKAFGAELNEGLFRDSEFTASFRRRVGFVFQNPDVQLFCPTVREDIVFGPLQLGVRESEVKKRLDKIAHDFHLGELLDRPPYQLSIGEKKKVAVASIIAIEPEIFLLDEPTAGLDPQTTRNIIDLILKEHEKGKTIVTATHDLHIVEEVSDIVHVLSEAKNIIRSGTPHDILSDSIFLKENNLVHIHSHKHKDGVHIHPHLHIEHHGE from the coding sequence ATGGAAAAAGTATTTGAATTAAAAGATGCTCATTTTTCATATCTCGGGAAGATTCCCGCTTTATGCGGCGTGAACCTTGATATAGAAAAAGGAAGCAAGGTTTCCGTAATAGGCGCAAACGGCACCGGTAAATCTACCTTACTCGCGATGCTCGATGCGCTGGTTTTCCCGGACAAAGGGGACATTAAGGCGTTTGGCGCGGAGCTTAACGAAGGCCTTTTCCGGGACAGCGAATTTACGGCGTCTTTCCGCCGGCGGGTAGGATTTGTATTTCAAAATCCGGATGTGCAGCTTTTTTGCCCCACGGTGCGGGAAGATATTGTCTTCGGGCCTCTTCAGTTGGGGGTGCGTGAGTCCGAGGTCAAAAAGCGCCTCGATAAAATCGCGCACGATTTTCACCTTGGAGAATTGCTTGATAGGCCGCCTTATCAGCTGAGCATAGGCGAAAAGAAAAAAGTTGCCGTTGCTTCTATTATAGCTATTGAACCTGAAATATTTTTGTTGGATGAACCGACCGCAGGCCTCGACCCGCAGACGACAAGAAATATTATCGACCTGATTCTGAAAGAGCACGAAAAAGGCAAGACCATCGTTACCGCCACGCACGACCTGCATATAGTGGAGGAGGTTTCCGATATCGTGCATGTTTTGAGTGAGGCAAAAAATATTATCCGCTCCGGAACGCCGCATGATATACTATCGGATAGCATTTTTTTGAAAGAAAATAATCTTGTCCATATTCATTCCCATAAGCATAAAGACGGGGTACATATACATCCGCATCTGCATATTGAGCACCATGGGGAATAG
- the cbiQ gene encoding cobalt ECF transporter T component CbiQ, with protein MRKKSGDFIERSLAEAVLFLKNSIFAEEYASRNGFLRSRATRAKILTIALILLAVLFTKSVLFLLGLYILCLIVAKASSISLGFFLKRTWIFIPMFALIIAVPALFSAFSPGEPLVTFKIFNAAFVITRQGAGAAAIFFMRVLTSVSWTVLLALTTRHFVLLKALRSFGIPQIFVMTLGMCYRYIYLLLDIFYNTHTAIKSRVGFISSSRKSRGVVGWNMANLWQRSYKLQNDVYSAMLSRGYNADVRVLDENGKSI; from the coding sequence GTGCGAAAAAAAAGCGGCGATTTCATAGAGCGCTCACTGGCGGAGGCAGTTTTATTTTTAAAAAATTCCATATTTGCGGAGGAATATGCCTCGAGAAATGGTTTTTTACGCTCGCGGGCGACGCGCGCCAAGATATTGACAATAGCGCTCATTTTACTCGCCGTATTATTTACAAAAAGCGTACTTTTCTTATTAGGATTATATATTCTCTGCCTTATAGTCGCCAAGGCCTCTTCAATAAGCCTCGGATTTTTTCTAAAACGGACGTGGATTTTTATACCGATGTTTGCGCTTATTATCGCAGTGCCGGCGCTTTTTTCCGCATTCTCACCCGGAGAGCCGTTAGTTACTTTTAAAATATTCAACGCCGCATTTGTTATCACAAGGCAGGGCGCGGGCGCCGCCGCTATATTTTTTATGCGCGTTTTAACATCAGTATCCTGGACAGTGCTTTTGGCATTGACGACAAGGCATTTTGTATTATTAAAAGCGCTAAGGAGTTTCGGTATACCGCAAATATTTGTAATGACACTCGGTATGTGTTACAGGTATATTTATCTTCTTTTGGATATATTTTACAATACCCATACTGCGATAAAAAGCAGGGTAGGGTTTATTTCGTCTTCCCGTAAAAGCCGCGGTGTCGTGGGTTGGAATATGGCAAACTTATGGCAGCGCTCATATAAATTGCAGAATGACGTATACAGCGCGATGCTTTCGCGCGGATATAACGCCGATGTACGCGTTTTGGACGAAAATGGAAAAAGTATTTGA
- a CDS encoding phosphoribosylaminoimidazolesuccinocarboxamide synthase: MSETLRITEFKDIELFKRGKVRDVYDLKDKLLVVSSDRISCFDVILPTCIPHKGEILTRLSLFWFEFTKDIIPNHFISANVEDFPEPLQKYKDILKGRSMLVKKAKSMPVECVVRGYLSGSGWKEYKKTQSICGIKLPKGLRESDKLPEPIFTPSTKEEEGHDINVSEAYVEKSLGRGITEELRRMSIAIYTKASQYAESKGIIIADTKFEFGTHDGKTILIDEILTPDSSRFWPKDEYKPGGPQPSFDKQFVRDYLETLDWDKTPPAPELPEDIIKKTGKKYFRALSILTGKTI, from the coding sequence ATAAGCGAAACATTACGCATAACAGAATTTAAGGATATAGAGCTCTTCAAAAGAGGCAAAGTCCGCGATGTCTATGATTTAAAGGATAAGCTTCTGGTTGTCTCAAGCGACAGGATATCCTGTTTTGATGTTATCCTGCCGACGTGCATACCGCATAAGGGCGAAATACTTACCCGGCTTTCTTTATTTTGGTTTGAGTTCACCAAGGATATCATCCCCAACCATTTTATCTCGGCAAATGTAGAAGATTTCCCCGAGCCTTTACAAAAATATAAGGATATTTTGAAAGGCCGCTCCATGCTGGTAAAAAAAGCAAAGTCCATGCCCGTAGAATGTGTCGTACGCGGATATCTTTCCGGTTCCGGATGGAAAGAGTACAAAAAGACCCAATCTATCTGCGGAATCAAACTGCCAAAAGGGCTTCGGGAATCCGATAAACTGCCGGAGCCGATCTTTACTCCATCAACCAAGGAAGAAGAGGGGCATGATATAAACGTGTCCGAAGCGTATGTAGAAAAGTCGCTGGGGAGAGGCATTACCGAAGAGCTGAGAAGGATGAGCATTGCTATTTATACGAAGGCAAGCCAATACGCAGAGTCAAAAGGCATAATCATCGCGGATACAAAATTTGAATTTGGCACACATGACGGAAAAACCATCCTTATCGATGAAATCCTTACGCCGGATTCCTCGCGTTTCTGGCCGAAGGATGAATACAAGCCTGGCGGGCCGCAGCCGAGTTTTGATAAACAATTCGTGCGCGATTACCTGGAGACGCTTGACTGGGACAAGACTCCGCCCGCTCCGGAACTACCCGAAGATATAATAAAAAAGACGGGCAAAAAATACTTCAGGGCCCTTTCTATACTTACCGGGAAAACCATTTAA
- a CDS encoding DNA-directed RNA polymerase, with protein sequence MGYQGGGGFGSGPREMHKAICADCKKECEVPFKPREDRPVYCKECFSKHKDSSR encoded by the coding sequence ATGGGATATCAAGGTGGCGGTGGATTCGGCAGCGGTCCGAGAGAGATGCACAAGGCAATCTGCGCAGATTGTAAGAAAGAGTGTGAAGTACCTTTCAAGCCCAGGGAAGATCGTCCGGTATACTGCAAAGAATGTTTCTCGAAGCACAAAGATAGCAGCCGTTAA
- a CDS encoding type II secretion system GspH family protein, with protein MDKRAFTLIELLVVIVIIGLLIAFLSPVMGAAREGARRAQCANNLRQLGMANYMYADDHNGLIPAVLPNFWSYDIIWDGSANNGMGVLYPSYVDDLAIFYCPSANPSYKFSPWSMSNFGVSGVLTRADYRYGNAFLTIPPPILAKISNKIFIMDYSENASGSGFVKGCNHPGGLNVVLPDGSVRWFKRNPPKQSQNMSEAGAEQLAIEATLQ; from the coding sequence ATGGATAAAAGAGCGTTTACCCTAATTGAACTTCTCGTCGTCATAGTTATTATAGGGCTGTTGATAGCTTTTTTGTCGCCCGTAATGGGCGCGGCAAGAGAGGGTGCGCGAAGGGCGCAATGCGCAAATAATCTTCGCCAACTCGGCATGGCGAATTATATGTATGCCGATGACCATAACGGCCTGATCCCGGCAGTGCTTCCGAATTTTTGGAGTTACGACATCATATGGGACGGAAGCGCAAATAACGGCATGGGGGTTCTTTATCCTTCGTATGTGGATGACCTGGCAATTTTTTATTGCCCTTCCGCCAACCCAAGTTATAAATTCTCACCATGGTCAATGTCAAATTTTGGAGTATCCGGCGTACTCACTCGCGCGGACTACCGTTATGGCAACGCATTTTTAACAATACCACCGCCCATCTTGGCAAAGATCAGCAACAAAATTTTTATTATGGATTACAGTGAAAATGCATCTGGTTCGGGCTTCGTAAAAGGATGCAACCATCCGGGGGGGTTGAATGTTGTTTTGCCGGATGGATCTGTACGCTGGTTTAAGAGAAATCCGCCGAAACAAAGCCAGAATATGAGCGAAGCAGGGGCAGAGCAGCTTGCCATAGAAGCGACTCTGCAGTAA